One Candidatus Angelobacter sp. genomic region harbors:
- a CDS encoding MIP/aquaporin family protein: MPPFLAEFVGTMMLVLLGDGVVANVLLNKSKGQNSGWIVITTGWAMGVALAVYCVGSISGAHLNPAVTLGLAAIGKFSWNLVPAYIAAQVAGAVIGSVIVWLAYFPHWRETPDAGAKLGVFCTSPAIKLAPMNLVTEIVGTFVLVLGVLAILSPDNLVPNSGFDKGFGPFLVGVLVWSIGLSLGGPTGYAINPARDFGPRLAHSFLPIAGKGDSNWGYAWVPIVGPIIGGILGAWFYKLLWNPA; this comes from the coding sequence ATGCCCCCCTTTCTTGCTGAATTTGTCGGGACCATGATGCTCGTCCTTCTTGGCGATGGCGTGGTGGCGAACGTGTTGTTGAACAAATCGAAGGGTCAAAACTCCGGCTGGATCGTGATCACGACGGGGTGGGCGATGGGAGTGGCCCTGGCGGTTTACTGCGTGGGGTCGATCAGCGGCGCGCACCTCAATCCGGCGGTTACGCTCGGGCTGGCGGCGATTGGGAAGTTTTCCTGGAATCTGGTGCCCGCCTACATCGCCGCACAGGTGGCGGGCGCGGTCATCGGCAGTGTAATCGTCTGGCTCGCCTATTTCCCACACTGGAGGGAGACGCCCGACGCAGGAGCGAAGCTGGGCGTCTTCTGCACCAGCCCCGCGATCAAACTGGCGCCGATGAACCTTGTGACCGAGATCGTGGGCACGTTTGTGCTCGTACTGGGTGTGCTCGCGATCCTCTCTCCGGACAACCTTGTGCCCAATTCCGGTTTCGACAAAGGATTTGGGCCTTTCCTCGTCGGCGTTCTGGTCTGGTCCATCGGGCTGTCGCTCGGCGGGCCGACCGGATACGCGATCAATCCCGCGCGTGATTTCGGCCCGCGTCTGGCGCATTCCTTCCTGCCGATTGCCGGGAAAGGTGATTCGAATTGGGGCTACGCCTGGGTGCCGATTGTCGGCCCGATCATCGGCGGCATTTTGGGCGCCTGGTTTTACAAGCTGCTGTGGAATCCCGCGTAA
- a CDS encoding response regulator, protein MNDQTPKQATSGKKSPATIFVVDDSAELGEMLDVFLTKEGYSTRVFNDPLEALGALESAETQPRLLISDFRMPGINGLELIHRCKLIHPTLKVIAASANVLDEEIEKYPFRPDRVLPKPYTTNSLLALVKALLSQ, encoded by the coding sequence ATGAACGACCAGACTCCAAAGCAGGCGACGAGCGGGAAAAAATCGCCTGCCACCATTTTTGTGGTGGATGACTCGGCCGAACTTGGCGAAATGCTCGACGTGTTTCTTACCAAAGAGGGATATTCGACACGGGTGTTCAACGATCCGTTGGAGGCATTGGGTGCGCTGGAATCCGCCGAAACCCAGCCGCGGCTGCTGATCAGCGATTTTCGGATGCCCGGCATCAACGGGCTGGAATTGATCCACCGTTGCAAGCTGATTCATCCCACCTTGAAGGTCATTGCCGCCAGCGCGAATGTTCTGGACGAAGAGATCGAAAAGTATCCCTTCCGTCCGGACCGGGTTTTGCCGAAGCCTTATACAACAAACTCGTTGCTTGCGCTGGTGAAGGCGCTGTTGTCCCAGTAG